In the Streptomyces sp. NBC_00525 genome, one interval contains:
- a CDS encoding ABC transporter ATP-binding protein/permease: MGRGVPELVLELNGRTWTLDPSRSYTLGRDPQGDMTIDDARVSWRHATISWNGRSWFIEDHGSTNGTYVHGQRIQQLEIAAGSAVNLGNATDGPRLTLSAADVYSPAQPQQAPPPQQPQQGGHPGWQQPAPQQPVPPQQQGWQQPAPQQPHVPQPNMPQQPHVPQQGAAPAPPGPGTGRPAGSPPVYGDRSPTTFHQLALGRVMRIGRALENDLVVSDLQVSRNHAEFHATPDGRFEIRDLGSHNGTFVNGQPLSKSGSALIGPNDIVGVGHSTFRLVGDRLEEFVDTGEVSFAARHLTVTVDGGKQILKDVSFGVPEKSLIGVIGPSGSGKSTLLKALTGYRPANQGDVLYDNRNLYKQFAELRQRIGLVPQDDILHKELTVTRALKYAAKLRFPADTTEAERQARIHEVLTELKLDVHKDKKVTSLSGGQRKRVSVALELLTKPSLIFLDEPTSGLDPGMDRDVMQLLRGLADDGRTVLVVTHSVAELAICDKLLVMAPGGAVAYFGPPDEALNFFGYSTWADVFSAFENYRDHDWGGRWRGSQHYQMYAADIDAAAPQSVHMPPPQQMRPPKPQGWGTQLWTLMRRYVSVIGSDKGFMGLMVILPAVLGIVSVVIPSDYGLAPPRPPHKFNGDAGTIMLILTIGMCFSGAANSVRELIKERVIYERERATGLSRSAYLMSKVIVLGLITAVQGVIICGIGFATRDLPEEGLIMPPAVELCLTVIALGFTSMMFGLVISSLVKTAEKTMPLLVMFAIVQVVFTGILFQVYGSPGLEQFAWLMPSRWAIAGAGSTLDLAHLMPPWDQNNPTDLDPLWEHTAGQWGMNVAVLLFIGVVCGFVVARLLRRHEPEVMRK, translated from the coding sequence GTGGGGCGCGGAGTGCCGGAACTCGTACTGGAATTGAATGGCAGGACCTGGACGCTCGATCCGTCCAGGTCGTACACCCTCGGACGTGATCCGCAGGGCGACATGACGATCGACGACGCCAGGGTGTCGTGGCGGCACGCCACGATCAGCTGGAACGGGCGCAGCTGGTTCATCGAGGACCACGGCAGCACCAACGGCACCTATGTGCACGGCCAGCGGATTCAGCAGCTGGAGATCGCCGCCGGCTCCGCCGTGAACCTGGGCAACGCCACGGACGGCCCCCGGCTGACCCTGAGCGCCGCGGACGTCTACAGCCCCGCGCAGCCGCAGCAGGCCCCGCCGCCCCAGCAGCCCCAGCAGGGGGGCCACCCCGGCTGGCAGCAGCCGGCGCCCCAGCAGCCCGTACCGCCGCAGCAGCAGGGCTGGCAGCAGCCCGCCCCCCAGCAGCCGCACGTGCCGCAGCCGAACATGCCGCAGCAGCCGCACGTCCCGCAGCAGGGCGCGGCCCCGGCGCCGCCCGGCCCCGGCACCGGCCGACCGGCGGGCTCCCCGCCGGTCTACGGGGACCGCAGCCCGACCACGTTCCACCAGCTGGCCCTCGGCCGGGTGATGCGGATCGGTCGTGCGCTGGAGAACGACCTGGTCGTCTCCGACCTCCAGGTCTCCCGGAACCACGCCGAATTCCACGCGACGCCCGACGGCCGCTTCGAGATCCGGGACCTCGGATCGCACAACGGCACGTTCGTCAACGGTCAGCCGCTGTCCAAGTCCGGCTCGGCGCTCATCGGCCCGAACGACATCGTCGGCGTCGGCCACTCGACCTTCCGGCTCGTCGGCGACCGGCTGGAAGAGTTCGTCGACACCGGTGAGGTCTCCTTCGCGGCCCGCCACCTCACGGTGACGGTCGACGGCGGCAAGCAGATCCTCAAGGACGTCTCGTTCGGCGTCCCCGAGAAGTCGCTGATCGGCGTCATCGGCCCGTCCGGCTCCGGAAAGTCCACCCTGCTCAAGGCGCTCACCGGCTACCGGCCCGCCAACCAGGGCGATGTCCTCTACGACAACCGGAACCTCTACAAGCAGTTCGCCGAGCTGCGCCAGCGCATCGGCCTGGTCCCGCAGGACGACATCCTGCACAAGGAACTGACCGTCACGCGCGCCCTGAAGTACGCGGCCAAGCTCCGCTTCCCCGCGGACACCACCGAGGCCGAGCGCCAGGCCCGTATCCACGAGGTCCTCACCGAGCTGAAGCTCGACGTCCACAAGGACAAGAAGGTCACCTCGCTCTCCGGCGGCCAGCGCAAGCGCGTCTCCGTGGCGCTGGAGCTGCTCACCAAGCCGTCGCTGATCTTCCTGGACGAGCCGACCTCCGGTCTCGACCCGGGCATGGACCGCGACGTCATGCAGCTGCTGCGCGGCCTGGCCGACGACGGCCGTACCGTCCTGGTCGTCACGCACTCGGTGGCCGAGCTGGCCATCTGCGACAAGCTGCTGGTGATGGCGCCGGGCGGCGCCGTGGCCTACTTCGGCCCGCCGGACGAGGCGCTGAACTTCTTCGGCTACTCCACCTGGGCCGACGTCTTCTCCGCGTTCGAGAACTACCGCGACCACGACTGGGGCGGCCGCTGGCGCGGCTCGCAGCACTACCAGATGTACGCCGCGGACATCGACGCCGCCGCCCCGCAGTCGGTGCACATGCCGCCGCCGCAGCAGATGCGCCCGCCCAAGCCGCAGGGCTGGGGCACCCAGCTGTGGACGCTGATGCGCCGCTACGTCTCGGTGATCGGCTCCGACAAGGGCTTCATGGGCCTGATGGTGATCCTGCCCGCGGTGCTCGGCATCGTCAGCGTGGTCATCCCGTCGGACTACGGGCTCGCCCCGCCCAGGCCGCCGCACAAGTTCAACGGCGATGCCGGAACGATCATGCTGATCCTCACCATCGGCATGTGCTTCTCCGGCGCGGCCAACTCCGTACGCGAACTGATCAAGGAACGCGTCATCTACGAACGGGAACGGGCCACCGGCCTGTCCCGCTCCGCCTACCTGATGTCCAAGGTCATCGTCCTCGGCCTGATCACGGCCGTGCAGGGCGTCATCATCTGCGGCATCGGCTTCGCCACCCGCGATCTGCCCGAAGAGGGCCTGATCATGCCGCCGGCCGTCGAGCTGTGCCTGACGGTCATCGCGCTCGGCTTCACCTCGATGATGTTCGGCCTGGTCATCTCCTCGCTGGTGAAGACCGCCGAGAAGACCATGCCGCTGCTGGTCATGTTCGCGATCGTCCAGGTCGTCTTCACCGGCATCCTCTTCCAGGTCTACGGCTCGCCGGGCCTGGAGCAGTTCGCCTGGCTGATGCCGTCCCGCTGGGCCATCGCGGGCGCCGGCTCGACGCTGGACCTCGCCCACCTCATGCCGCCGTGGGACCAGAACAACCCCACCGACCTGGACCCGCTCTGGGAGCACACGGCGGGCCAGTGGGGGATGAACGTCGCGGTCCTGCTGTTCATCGGCGTCGTCTGCGGCTTCGTCGTCGCTCGGCTGCTGCGCCGCCACGAGCCCGAGGTCATGCGCAAGTAG
- the serB gene encoding phosphoserine phosphatase SerB, giving the protein MSASRPPEPAPSPEPVASVHGPDVPTLLVKIFGKDRPGITAGLFDTLAAYAVDVIDIEQVVTRGRIVLCALVTAPTSGGTTEGDLRATVHSWAESLKLQAEIISGRGDNRPRGSGRSHVTVLGHPLTAESTAAIAARITSTGGNIDRIFRLAKYPVTAVEFAVSGTGTEELRSALAPEAAGIGVDVAVVSAGLSRRAQRLVVMDVDSTLIQDEVIELFAAHAGCEAEVASVTERAMRGELDFEQSLHARVALLAGLDVSVVDKVRSEVRLTPGARTLIRTLKRLGYQVGVVSGGFTQVTDDLQERLGLDFASANTLEVVNGKLTGRVTGDIVDRAGKARLLRSFAAQAGVPLAQTVAIGDGANDLDMLNTAGLGVAFNAKPVVREAAHTAVNVPFLDTVLYLLGVTREEVEAADGLVE; this is encoded by the coding sequence ATGAGCGCATCCCGGCCCCCTGAGCCCGCCCCGTCTCCCGAGCCCGTCGCGTCCGTGCACGGTCCGGACGTCCCGACCCTTCTCGTGAAGATATTCGGGAAGGACCGCCCCGGCATCACCGCGGGCCTCTTCGACACCCTGGCCGCGTACGCGGTGGACGTGATCGACATCGAGCAGGTCGTGACGCGGGGCCGTATCGTCCTGTGCGCGCTGGTCACCGCCCCCACCTCGGGCGGGACCACGGAGGGCGACCTGCGTGCCACCGTGCACAGCTGGGCCGAGTCGCTGAAGCTCCAGGCCGAGATCATCTCCGGCAGGGGCGACAACCGGCCGCGCGGCTCGGGCCGGTCCCATGTCACGGTGCTGGGGCACCCGCTGACCGCGGAGTCGACGGCGGCCATAGCGGCCAGGATCACCTCGACCGGCGGAAACATCGACCGCATCTTCCGGCTGGCGAAGTACCCGGTCACGGCGGTCGAGTTCGCGGTGTCCGGTACGGGGACGGAGGAGCTGCGCAGCGCGCTGGCGCCGGAGGCCGCGGGCATCGGCGTGGACGTGGCCGTCGTGTCGGCGGGGCTCAGCCGCCGGGCGCAGCGGCTCGTGGTGATGGACGTCGACTCGACGCTGATCCAGGACGAGGTCATCGAGCTGTTCGCGGCGCACGCGGGCTGCGAGGCCGAGGTCGCGTCGGTGACCGAGCGGGCGATGCGGGGCGAGCTGGACTTCGAGCAGTCGCTGCACGCGCGGGTGGCACTGCTGGCGGGGCTCGACGTCTCGGTGGTGGACAAGGTCCGCTCCGAGGTGCGGCTGACGCCCGGCGCCCGGACGCTGATCCGTACGCTGAAACGACTCGGCTACCAGGTGGGCGTGGTGTCGGGCGGGTTCACACAGGTGACCGACGATCTCCAGGAGCGGCTGGGGCTGGACTTCGCCTCCGCCAACACGCTGGAGGTCGTAAACGGGAAGCTCACGGGCCGGGTGACCGGGGACATCGTGGACCGGGCGGGCAAGGCCCGGCTGCTGCGGAGCTTCGCCGCCCAGGCGGGGGTGCCGCTGGCGCAGACGGTGGCGATCGGTGACGGGGCCAACGACCTGGACATGCTGAACACGGCGGGGCTCGGGGTGGCGTTCAACGCCAAGCCGGTGGTCCGCGAGGCCGCGCACACCGCGGTGAACGTGCCGTTCCTGGACACCGTGCTGTATCTGCTCGGGGTCACCCGCGAGGAGGTCGAGGCGGCGGACGGCCTGGTCGAGTAG
- a CDS encoding SixA phosphatase family protein, which translates to MSADTSRRIVLLRHAKAEWSQDSDHERPLAERGRMEAPMAGRKLADSGITFDLALCSTAARTRETWKLAVHEMPQRPKTVYEERLYEASLGELITLVNETPDDVADLLVIAHNPGMHALADALSGSGEGDALSRMARGGFPTAAFAVVEFTGPWKSAEHGVGRLAEYWTPND; encoded by the coding sequence ATGAGCGCCGATACATCTCGCAGGATCGTCCTTCTCCGGCATGCCAAGGCGGAATGGTCGCAGGATTCCGACCATGAGCGCCCGCTGGCCGAGCGCGGCCGCATGGAGGCCCCCATGGCGGGCCGCAAGCTGGCCGATTCCGGGATCACCTTCGACCTGGCCCTCTGCTCCACCGCCGCCAGAACGCGGGAGACGTGGAAGCTGGCCGTGCACGAGATGCCCCAGCGCCCGAAGACGGTGTACGAGGAGCGGCTCTACGAGGCCTCGCTCGGCGAACTGATCACCCTGGTGAACGAGACCCCGGACGACGTCGCCGACCTGCTGGTCATCGCCCACAACCCCGGCATGCACGCGCTCGCCGACGCCCTCTCCGGCAGCGGCGAGGGCGACGCGCTCTCCCGGATGGCGCGCGGCGGCTTCCCGACCGCCGCCTTCGCCGTCGTCGAGTTCACCGGCCCCTGGAAGTCCGCCGAACACGGCGTCGGCCGCCTCGCCGAGTACTGGACGCCCAACGACTGA
- a CDS encoding SGM_5486 family transporter-associated protein produces MLDPNPQNGQKKLLLVFGAMLLITVVVGVIASIASP; encoded by the coding sequence GTGCTCGATCCGAATCCCCAGAACGGTCAGAAGAAGCTGCTGCTCGTCTTCGGGGCCATGCTGCTGATCACGGTCGTCGTCGGAGTCATCGCCTCCATCGCCTCCCCGTGA